The genome window CGGCCGTCGCCATCGCCAAGGATTTGGGCTTGACGACCACCGATAGGGTGCTGACCGGGCAAGACCTCGACAAGATGACCGTCGACGGGCTCAGCGCCAGAATCAAGGAGGTTTCCGTCTTTGCCCGGGTTTCGCCCAAGCATAAGATGATCATTATCGATGCCCTGCAAGCACAGCACGAGATCGTCTCGATGACGGGTGACGGCGTCAACGATGCACCGGCGCTGAAATCCGCCGACATTGGTGTCGCCATGGGGATTACGGGGACCGACGTCAGCAAAGAGTCCTCCGACATGGTCCTTCTGGATGACAACTTCGCCACCATCGTCGCCGCCGTCAAAGAAGGTCGCCGCATTTACGATAATATTCGCAAATTCGTCCGCTATATCCTCACCGGCAACACCGGTGAAATCGTTGTCATGCTTGCCGGTCCGCTCATGGGCATGCCGTTGCCGCTGCTGCCGATTCAAATTCTCTGGATCAATCTGGTGACCGATGGCGTGCCGGCCGTGGCTTTGGGATTCGAAGAGGCCGAGCGCGATGTGATGAAGCGGCCTCCGTACAATCCGCAGGAAAGCATTTTCGCTCGCGGGCTGGGGTGGCAGATCCTCGTCATGGGCCTGATCATCGGTCTGCTCTCGGTGGGAACCGGGTACTGGTTCTGGAATGGCGGAACCGGTTCGAACGCCTGGCAGACCATGGTCTTTACCATGCTGACGTTCTGCCAGATGGCCTATGCGCTGTGTGTGCGTAAGCAAACGCAATCGCTTTTTACCCAATCCTGGTTCAGCAATCCGGTGCTGTTACTGGCCATTGGCGTCACCCTGGGCCTGCATTTGATCCTTGTCTATGTCCCGTTTTTCAACACCGTCTTTCGCACCACCCCGCTGCAGCCGTCGGAACTGGGGATTTGCGCCCTGGGCCCCCTCGTCATCATCCTGATTTCGGAATCGAAAAAGCTGTTTCTGCGCAGAAAGCTGCGCTGAGAACGCACCCCTGATTCCGGCGGCAGCGGCAAGGCACCTCTGAGGACGGCGGATGAAATGGCTGAGTTCGGGATGAGTTTCGGGATTGGAAGACGCGGGATCAGGAAGGATGTGTCCAGGTGGTGCCCCCTCGGCGGCAATTCCCCGCTGAACAGAGTGGGGATTTGCCGCCGAGGGGAGTGCTACCGCAGAAAGTAATTGCCATGATTATGGCAGCTGGTGCAGGTGGTGTCGACCTGATGGGTATGGGTGCCGTCGGCCGTGTTGCGGTGGAACCGGGTCAGGGTGTGGCAGGTTTCGCAGGCCCCGTCATAGTCGGGGCTGCCTTGGATAAAGGCGGTGCGGTTCTCGAAGACGACGTTGCGAATCCCGCTGTTGGGGGTAGGAATGCGCGCCACGCCGAGATCTTCGAGGTCCAGCCCGACCAGCGCGATATTTTCACCGCCTTTCCAGTTCGGGAGGTTGTCGTGCGGGTTGTGGCAATCGAGACAGGTATGGCGAAAGCTGGGCGCAGTGGTGCTATCCGTATGCACCTCGGCCTTCAGCGTGGAGATGCCGCCGGGGCCATGGCAGGAAAGACACAGGGCTTCGACACTCGCGGCATTGAGCAGAGTATCCCCCAGCGCCAGGTGGGTGGTGTGGCAATAGGTGCATTGATGGGCGGAAATCAAAGCGTCGGCGCGGTCAGCGAAGACGAGCAGCCCGGCGACGAGCACCAGAGAGAAAGCCAGATTGCGGATCATGGCAGCACCTCCGCAAGACTGAAACGACTGAGACAACCGGCCCGGTTGTTGGTGACCAGAACGTCCCCGCCGGGGAGCAAATACGGATCGAGGGGCAACTGCAGCTTCTCCCCGGACGACGAGGTTTCGAAGGAAGCCAAAAGCGCGCCGCTCGCGCGATCAAGAACCAGCAGCCGCCCGAGGAAGCTGTCGACGAGAAAGACCTTGCCATCGCTCCCGATGACCCCCTGCGGTCGCAGGAAGGTCGTGCTGGAACTGAACATGCCGGTCTTTTGGCTGCCCGGGATTCTCGCCAGTTGCGTCCCTTCGCCGTCGAAAATATAGACCGCCGGCGGAATCCCTGCCTCGGGACGCCCGAAGTCGCTGACCAGCAGTTCACGCCGCTGCGGATCAAAGCTGAGCGCCACCGGTTGGGCCAAGTCCGCCGCGCCGACATTGAAGAGATAGTCGCCGTCGAGGCTAAAGGCCTTCACCGCCCGATCCCGGCAATCGGCGACAAAGAGCCTCCCGCCTTCACGGTCAATCGCCAGATCGTTGGGAATCATGCTGCCCACCTCGCCGATGACGCGGAGGACGTTGCTCCCGCTGCGGTAGACTTCCACTTGCCCGCGACTTTCATTTCCGACATAGAGCAGACCGTCGGCCCAAACTACCCCGAGAGGCTTACCGTCGATTCTGAGTTTGCGCCGCTCCTTGAGGTTCTTCAGGTCGACATGAATGATCGCCTGCCGGCGGTAATCGGAAACCAGCACCGTCCCCTTCGGCCCCTCGGTCATGCGCACGGGCGAAGACGCCGCCCCCGCGAGGGAAGAGAAAAAAAGTGGCAGTCCAAGAAAGACAAGCCCAAGGATGATTGATTGGTGTCTCATGAAATTCACTCCCCTTCCGGCAAGACCCGATCGAGAGAAAACCCGTCCAAAATCCCGGGGGAAAACGTATCTGATTGAATTATAGCAGGAAAGCGTCCCTCGACGATACCCTCGCAAGAAATTCGGCAACAACGGGACCGCCTTCCATCAGGAAGGAGGAAGATGGAGGGATGAGCCCCAGGGATGAAAAAAGCAAGACGCGGAAATGATCATGACGCCTGAGCGGGCGGACAGGTTGACGATTTATCGCCTTGCGCGGCGGACGTGCCCTGCTATATAGTCAAAAAGACGTGGACAAATCCGATTATCCACGAACATTTCATCCATCAGGAGGAGACGATGCCGAAACACCTGTTGATCTTCATGTCCATGCTGCTTTTTCTGTTGACGGCCGCCGTCGCTCCGGCCCTGGCCGTGAGCCACGCCGAAAAGGATTACATTGATGATGTGCTGGAGCCGGAAACCTATATGGAAAAATCCTCCTTCAAACTCCTGCGCGGGCTGACCAACATGGTCACCAGCCCCGGCGAAATCCCCAAACAGATGGTGCTCACCATCCGCGACCGGGGTGCCCTCGGCGTTCCTTTGGGATTTCTCAAAGGCATCGGCATGACCGTGATGCGCGTCGGCATCGGCGCCTGGGAAACGGTCTCCTTCCCTGCGCCAAACAGCATGGAGGGGGATTTCGCACCGATCATGAATCCGGAATTCGTCTGGAATCCCTCCCCTCCGATTCGCCGTTGATCACGTTTGATCCTTATCCATAAAAGGCCGGCCGGGATTTCCGGGCCGGCCTTTTTTCATCCACGTCGTTCCACCACCAGCAGATACGGAGCCTGCCGCCGGTTCGCCACCTGTAGCCGCAGAATGTGCCAATAGCGGGACGACAGTCCTTGCAGCCATTCCTCCACGGCCCGGCACTCCTCTTCCCCTGGCGGGTGGCCGATGTAGACCACCAGCGCCATCCGCCCCCCAATCGCCAGTAAATCGAGGGCTTGCCGCAAGGCTTCCAGTGTTATTTCAACGCGTGTCGTCAGCCCGGGATCGCCGCCGGGCAGATAGCCGAGATTGGCCATGATCCCCCGCGCCGGTCCCTGGGTGTATTCCGTCAGTCGCGCATGACTGTCATGCACCAGGCGCACCGTCCCGGCATCGCCTTGACCGTCGAGAATCCAGGCAATCCCTGCCTCGGTGAGGCGCGCCCCAGTGTGTTGCAGCGCTTCTAATTGTACGTCGAAGGCAAAAACCCGACCTTCGGATCCGACCTGGCGGGCCAGAAAGAGGGTGTCGGTGCCGTTGCCGGCGGTGAGATCGATGGCCAGATCGCCGGCCTCGAGTACTTCCGCCACCAACCGCTGCGCCCAGCGCACCATGCGGATCAGCGAGGGTTCCTGTAGTGTTTTTCGCATCGGCTTTTCCTTCGGATCGTTTGCTTCCCCACCCGGACGGCCAGGTGCCCGATGGATTGGTCTCATAATCCCTCCCCTTGCAACCCTTTATAGAATTTGCTATATATTTAGCACTCACCGAATCAGAGTGCTAACAACCCGACGGAACGGAAGTTTCCGCGAAAGGAGTCAAGGATGAGTTTAGCCAATCCTCCTTTAGTGATCGATAGCCTGGATCATTATCTGGCAAGAATCAAGCAGTTTGAACTCCTCGACCGGGATGAGGAGACCGCCTTGGCGCGCCGCTATCGCCGGGATGGCGATCTCGAGGCCGCCCATCGCCTGATCTGCGGCAACCTGCGCTTTGTGGTCAAAGTCGCCAACGAATATCGCGGCTACGGCATGAAGATGCTCGATCTGATTCAGGAAGGGAACATCGGCCTGATGATGGCGGTGAAGAAATTCGATCCGGATCGGGGCATCCGGCTGATTTCCTATGCGGTCTGGTGGATTCGTGCCTATATCCAGAACTACATCGTCAAGACCTGGTCGCTGGTGAAGATCGGCACCACTCAGGCCCAGAAAAAACTCTTTTTCAAGCTCAAGCAGACGCAGGCGGCGCTGTTGCGCCTGACCGGCCGGGAGGATGGCGAGGAGATCGCCCAGACCCTCGATGTGCGCACCGACGAGGTTGAAGAGATGAGCCGTCGCTTGGCCGCCCGCGAGACCTCGCTGGATGTGGAACTGATCGAGGGAGAGCATTTTACCCTCATGGATACGCTGGTCGATGACACCCCCGACCAGGAATCCCGGCTGATCGAAGATGAACATCGCCGGCGGCTGTCCAGCGAAGTCCACCAAGCCTTTGACTGCCTCAACGACCGGGAACGGAAAATCATCCAGGAAAGGATTCTGGACGAATCACCTCGAACCCTGCAGGAGTTGGCCGACGATTTTGGCATCAGCCGGGAGCGTGTGCGCCAGCTTGAAGCGAACGCTTTGAGCAAGCTGCGGGGAACGCTCGAAGGCTTGCGCACAGCCTGATCCCCCTCGTTATCGGCGGGGGGAAAGGGGCGAATGTCATTGACAAAAGCCCGGCCATCCCGTACTTTCTAGCGACTTTTGACTCTCTCGGATCCAAGGATGAACCCGTTGATGAAAAAACTGCTCAGCGCCCTGCTTCTGCTCCTGTTGGCCACCGCCTGTGCCTCGACAGTGGTCCCCCCGCCCAAGACCGCCGAACATTATCTGGAGGAGGGTGAGGCCAATTTCGAAAAGGGCCGCTACGAGGACGCCATCGCCAACTGGGAAAAGGTCAGGGACAGTTATTTTTCCCCCGAACTCAACATCCTCTCCGAGTTAAAAATCGCCGAAGCCTACTTCCTGAGTGAACGCTATGTTGAAGCGGCCACGGCTTACGAGGACTTTCTCAAGCAGCACCCCGACCATCCTCGCACCGCGGATGTCCTCTTCCAACTTGGGCTTTCCTATTTTCACCAGATGCTCTCGGCGGACCGCGATCAGACCGCGACCCGTAACGCCCTTTCGACCTTCACCGATCTGCAGAAACGCTTCCCCGACTTTTCCCGGGCCGATGAACTGACCACCAAGATCGCCCAATGTCGAGAGCGGCTGGCGGAACATGAAATCCTGGTCGGCCAGTTCTACCTGCGCACCAAACAGTACCAGGCGGCGAGCAATCGCATCAGCGGGGTTCTGGCCGAAAATCCGGACTACCCGAAAAAAGACGAGGCCTATTTCCTGCTCGGACATGCCTACCTCATGCTCGAACAGCGGCAGCGCGCGGCGGATGCCTTCAACTCCCTTTTCCGCGAATATCCCGCCAGCGACTATGTGCTGCAGGCGCAGAAACTGGTAGAAAAAAACTACTGATTTCAGCCACCACCGCCCTCCATCCCGCTCCTCCACCCCCGCGCTAAAAACGCGGGGGTTTTCTTTTGCCTCCCAGGCCCGAAACAGACCATCTTCCACTGCCGGAAGCACAGAATAACCTATATATGGGATTTTAAATTCGATGTTAGTTAATTTTCACATGATTGGAATATTTTATCTTTTCCCTTGACTTAATGATGCGACAAGTTGTAGAAAAAACCATCACTGATTGTATACGGTATACACAACCGGAGACATCAGCGACCAGCCCGGCGCGCTATCTATGCGAAACGGGCTTTTCCGTGCGAACCAAGGGCCGCGGACCATGAAGAGCGCGCCCCTATCCAAACCCCGATGGAGGAAAGCATGTCTACCCTGGAAAGTCGCATCCGCCGCAAGTCCCTGCTGAAAAAAGTGGTTCCCGTCGAGGACACCATCCAGTATTTCAAAAACGGCATGAACCTGGGCTGGTCGGGCTTCACCCCCGCCGGCTACCCCAAGGCGATCCCCATCGCCCTGGCCGACCACGTCGAAAAGAACAACCTGCAGGGCAAGCTGCGTTTCAATCTCTTCATCGGCGCCTCCGTCGGCGCGGAAACGGAAAACCGCTGGGCCCAACTGGATATGATCGACCGCCGCTGGCCCTATCAGACCGGCAAGGACATCGCCAAGGGGATCAACGAAGGGCGCATCCGCATGGGCGACAGACACCTCTCTCTCTTCGCCCAGGATCTCGGCTACGGCTTCTATACCAAGGATGAAACGGGCAAAGGCAAAATCGATATCGCCATCATCGAAGTTTCGGCCGTCACCGAGGATTGCGGTCTGGTTCTGACCTCCTCCTGCGGCGTGGTCGGCGAAATTCTCGCCATCGCCGACAAGATCATCCTCGAAGTCAACACCGGACAGCCCTCCTTTGAAGGGATGCACGATATCGTCATGTCCCAGGACCCGCCCCATCGCCAGCCTTACCTGATCAGCAAAGCCAGCGACCGCATCGGCACCACTTACGTCCCTTGCGACCCGGACCGGATCATCGCCGTGGTTGAATCGAAGCACCGCGACAAAGGCCGCGCATTCGCCGAGCAGGACGATACCTCCGAAGCCATCGCCGCCAATATTCTCGATTTCTTCGCCCATGAAGTCAAA of Desulfuromonas acetexigens contains these proteins:
- a CDS encoding cytochrome c3 family protein, which codes for MIRNLAFSLVLVAGLLVFADRADALISAHQCTYCHTTHLALGDTLLNAASVEALCLSCHGPGGISTLKAEVHTDSTTAPSFRHTCLDCHNPHDNLPNWKGGENIALVGLDLEDLGVARIPTPNSGIRNVVFENRTAFIQGSPDYDGACETCHTLTRFHRNTADGTHTHQVDTTCTSCHNHGNYFLR
- a CDS encoding exosortase system-associated protein, TIGR04073 family, encoding MPKHLLIFMSMLLFLLTAAVAPALAVSHAEKDYIDDVLEPETYMEKSSFKLLRGLTNMVTSPGEIPKQMVLTIRDRGALGVPLGFLKGIGMTVMRVGIGAWETVSFPAPNSMEGDFAPIMNPEFVWNPSPPIRR
- a CDS encoding class I SAM-dependent methyltransferase, whose translation is MRKTLQEPSLIRMVRWAQRLVAEVLEAGDLAIDLTAGNGTDTLFLARQVGSEGRVFAFDVQLEALQHTGARLTEAGIAWILDGQGDAGTVRLVHDSHARLTEYTQGPARGIMANLGYLPGGDPGLTTRVEITLEALRQALDLLAIGGRMALVVYIGHPPGEEECRAVEEWLQGLSSRYWHILRLQVANRRQAPYLLVVERRG
- the rpoH gene encoding RNA polymerase sigma factor RpoH, whose product is MSLANPPLVIDSLDHYLARIKQFELLDRDEETALARRYRRDGDLEAAHRLICGNLRFVVKVANEYRGYGMKMLDLIQEGNIGLMMAVKKFDPDRGIRLISYAVWWIRAYIQNYIVKTWSLVKIGTTQAQKKLFFKLKQTQAALLRLTGREDGEEIAQTLDVRTDEVEEMSRRLAARETSLDVELIEGEHFTLMDTLVDDTPDQESRLIEDEHRRRLSSEVHQAFDCLNDRERKIIQERILDESPRTLQELADDFGISRERVRQLEANALSKLRGTLEGLRTA
- a CDS encoding outer membrane protein assembly factor BamD, with amino-acid sequence MKKLLSALLLLLLATACASTVVPPPKTAEHYLEEGEANFEKGRYEDAIANWEKVRDSYFSPELNILSELKIAEAYFLSERYVEAATAYEDFLKQHPDHPRTADVLFQLGLSYFHQMLSADRDQTATRNALSTFTDLQKRFPDFSRADELTTKIAQCRERLAEHEILVGQFYLRTKQYQAASNRISGVLAENPDYPKKDEAYFLLGHAYLMLEQRQRAADAFNSLFREYPASDYVLQAQKLVEKNY